Proteins from a genomic interval of Paenibacillus sp. RC334:
- a CDS encoding PLP-dependent aminotransferase family protein, translating to MEYKFSGMARTQGSSIVRDILKLTQGTEVLSLAGGLPADAFFPIEAVAQAYERVFRLGGTTALQYGLTDGYIPLRERLTTIMASQGISVTRDNIIMTTGSQQTIDLVSRVLLDPQNTVLVESPTYLAALQVFKSYGANIVSVNTDSNGMQLDDLEAKLKDYQPKFVYVIPTFSNPAGSVWSMDRRVGVVELCRKYGTLIFEDDPYGRLKFDENLNFPTLLSIDQQQGGDSHVMYTSTFSKTVAPGVRSGWLVADQAIVNKVSKAKQSADLHSSSIDQRALNELLDFFDLDGHIRTVSSEYHSRMLRLTTLMKERQWEGITWNDALGGMFMWVTLPEGFRSDRLLELAIQEGVAFVPGQVFYADLSGSNHMRINFTHTDPSLLPEAVNRLDRALKMYTEERLEKSVR from the coding sequence TTGGAATACAAATTTTCGGGTATGGCTCGTACTCAGGGCTCGTCCATCGTTAGGGACATTTTGAAGCTGACACAGGGAACAGAAGTGTTATCCCTGGCAGGTGGTCTTCCGGCCGATGCCTTTTTTCCCATCGAAGCCGTTGCTCAAGCCTATGAGCGGGTATTCCGTCTCGGCGGTACTACCGCGCTTCAATACGGTCTAACCGATGGATATATTCCTCTACGGGAACGCCTTACAACCATAATGGCATCCCAAGGCATCTCCGTCACCAGAGATAACATCATCATGACGACGGGCTCACAGCAGACTATCGATCTGGTTTCGCGTGTGCTGCTTGATCCACAGAATACTGTATTGGTGGAGTCCCCTACTTATTTGGCAGCTCTTCAGGTGTTTAAGTCCTATGGCGCCAACATTGTAAGTGTAAATACAGACTCCAACGGTATGCAATTAGATGATCTTGAAGCCAAGCTCAAGGACTATCAGCCTAAATTCGTGTATGTCATCCCAACTTTCTCCAACCCGGCGGGGAGTGTATGGAGCATGGACCGCAGAGTAGGCGTTGTTGAGCTATGCCGTAAATACGGAACTTTGATTTTTGAGGATGATCCTTACGGACGTCTCAAATTTGACGAAAACCTTAACTTCCCTACCCTTTTATCCATTGACCAGCAGCAAGGTGGAGATAGTCATGTCATGTACACCTCTACGTTCTCCAAAACCGTTGCTCCTGGTGTTCGTTCTGGATGGCTGGTTGCTGATCAAGCGATTGTCAATAAAGTCTCGAAGGCCAAACAATCTGCTGATCTGCACTCCAGCAGTATCGATCAACGTGCTTTAAATGAGCTCTTGGACTTTTTTGATTTGGATGGACATATTCGTACCGTATCCAGCGAATATCACTCTCGTATGCTACGCCTCACAACACTGATGAAAGAACGTCAATGGGAAGGCATTACGTGGAATGATGCACTTGGCGGCATGTTTATGTGGGTCACTTTACCCGAAGGTTTCCGTTCCGATCGCTTGCTGGAACTGGCCATTCAGGAAGGCGTCGCATTTGTGCCAGGACAAGTATTTTATGCTGATCTGAGCGGCAGTAACCATATGCGGATCAACTTTACGCATACCGATCCTTCACTGCTTCCTGAAGCGGTTAACCGTTTGGATCGGGCATTGAAGATGTATACAGAAGAAAGATTGGAAAAAAGCGTGCGCTGA
- a CDS encoding S8 family peptidase, with protein sequence MSRQKWLKPLIGAAAGVLIITLMLPSRDHRHTPQPEYTAKVVPQQEKQLKKGMLALDLSATDTITRMDARQDIEYVMRELNDKTNDQKKHFARKLQQSHSHLHTLQWINTRDGKSTTYTGSKAQPRLLNHIQVKNSLAAARRSVLQNKSYESAAFQAEDGKYFVMAEPSTDGTYGVAALVSQQVLRDVEKHQRKNLRLIPYPKEGSYKIESVHPDTLHDITVKTGHDNENASHYFENEIVVRFRQNPDQRQLRDIAADLNCEPGRKLGYTYVFHSNNMNFKELKQYFSQKWNPIYAEPHYMYLTNEKTPVKASDVSIPNDLLFSRYQWNLPATETNRGWALSKGSKNVVVAVVDTGVDMDHPDLKGQILAGHNVVSPKEKPYDDVGHGTHVAGIISALVNNGEGVAGMTWYNKVMPVKVLDQSGSGTTYSVAEGIIWAADHGAKVINLSLGNYAQAEFLHDAIKYAYDKDIVLVAATGNDNTERPGYPAAYPEVFAVSATDASMHRASFSNYGDYVDVMAPGASIASTYPGNQYAALSGTSMASPHVSALAALVRSINPDLTNKEVMELMRNSVIDLGTPGHDKYFGYGQIDVYKALKAAQRPYVPLQFYPQHLGDKIKSLLKMLET encoded by the coding sequence ATGTCTCGGCAAAAATGGTTAAAACCCCTGATCGGAGCAGCCGCCGGGGTGCTTATCATCACCCTGATGCTGCCTTCCCGAGATCACCGCCACACACCACAGCCCGAATATACGGCAAAAGTGGTGCCACAGCAGGAAAAGCAGCTCAAAAAAGGAATGTTGGCTTTGGACTTGTCCGCTACGGATACCATCACTCGCATGGATGCGAGGCAGGATATTGAATACGTAATGCGAGAACTGAATGATAAAACTAATGATCAGAAAAAGCATTTTGCCCGCAAGCTTCAGCAGTCGCACAGTCATCTTCACACACTGCAATGGATCAATACACGTGACGGGAAGAGCACTACCTACACAGGCAGCAAGGCACAACCTCGTCTGCTTAATCACATTCAAGTCAAAAACAGCCTGGCTGCGGCTCGCCGTTCCGTCCTGCAAAACAAATCTTACGAGTCCGCTGCTTTTCAGGCAGAGGATGGAAAATATTTTGTCATGGCAGAGCCATCGACTGACGGGACATACGGCGTTGCCGCGCTGGTCAGCCAGCAAGTGCTTCGTGACGTGGAAAAGCATCAGCGTAAAAACCTGCGCCTGATCCCATACCCGAAGGAAGGCAGCTACAAAATCGAATCTGTACATCCCGACACACTGCATGATATTACTGTCAAGACGGGACATGACAATGAAAATGCGAGCCATTATTTTGAAAATGAAATCGTCGTTCGCTTCCGCCAAAATCCTGATCAACGGCAATTACGCGATATTGCAGCAGATTTGAACTGTGAGCCAGGCCGAAAGCTCGGTTATACGTATGTGTTCCATTCGAATAACATGAACTTCAAAGAGCTAAAGCAATATTTCTCGCAGAAGTGGAACCCGATATATGCAGAACCTCACTACATGTATCTGACTAATGAAAAAACACCCGTAAAAGCGTCGGATGTCTCTATTCCGAATGACCTGCTCTTTTCCCGCTATCAGTGGAATCTGCCGGCCACTGAAACCAACCGGGGCTGGGCGCTATCCAAAGGCAGCAAAAACGTAGTCGTAGCCGTCGTGGATACGGGAGTAGATATGGACCATCCTGATCTAAAGGGCCAAATCCTAGCGGGACACAACGTAGTCAGCCCGAAGGAAAAGCCTTACGATGACGTCGGTCACGGAACGCATGTTGCCGGCATTATTTCCGCGCTTGTGAACAACGGCGAGGGTGTTGCTGGCATGACATGGTACAACAAGGTTATGCCAGTCAAGGTACTCGATCAGTCCGGCTCCGGTACCACATATTCCGTGGCAGAGGGCATTATATGGGCCGCAGACCATGGAGCCAAGGTCATTAATTTGAGCCTCGGCAATTATGCGCAAGCTGAATTTTTGCACGATGCGATTAAATATGCCTATGACAAGGATATTGTATTAGTCGCGGCCACGGGAAATGATAATACGGAACGGCCTGGCTATCCCGCTGCCTATCCTGAAGTATTTGCCGTATCTGCCACAGACGCGTCCATGCACCGTGCTTCCTTTTCCAACTACGGAGATTATGTTGACGTTATGGCCCCCGGCGCAAGCATAGCAAGCACGTATCCGGGGAACCAATACGCTGCCCTCTCAGGCACTTCAATGGCCAGTCCGCATGTATCAGCGCTTGCGGCCCTCGTTCGTTCCATCAACCCCGACCTGACGAACAAAGAGGTCATGGAATTGATGAGAAACAGCGTGATTGATTTGGGTACACCGGGGCATGACAAATATTTCGGATATGGCCAAATCGATGTATATAAGGCGTTGAAAGCAGCTCAACGTCCGTATGTTCCTTTGCAGTTTTATCCACAGCATTTGGGTGACAAGATAAAATCTCTCTTGAAGATGCTGGAAACGTAA
- a CDS encoding PLP-dependent aminotransferase family protein: protein MHIELSRNSSVKLYLQIAKTLADRIQSGLLPQGTKLPSVRHLSSLLSVSPVTVSKAYAELESIHLVVCTQGKGCYVAEPSVSLHREEALDLSWQMSLIDYLPRAQLWRNFNHSRQVPYSFHIAAVQPELLPTREIIDDTRRLSSEDPDAMAVYGTFEGDVELREVFAVHLSERGVRTEAEHLLVTSGAQQGIDLVARTFVGPGDVVYMEAPTYTGAIDVFTSRGAKVVMIPMDEQGMRMDILTRLCDTHPPKLIYTIPTFHNPTGTTLTTVRRMQLLDLAQSYHCLIVEDDPFSDLYYKTKPPLSIKAHDLSGHVIYIKSFSKTVAPGCRIACVVATGSVLDRLVAAKSTTDLGSPLLTQKALLPFIRHRLDNHLVSLRDQMQDRLTTALHTLQRFAPAEVTWQAPEGGLNIWIKLPPVVDIAELGRLADREGISFLPGGVCYAGGMESNHIRISFSYTAKDTLEAGLRKLCRLLGELLDRSVIMERRPIL from the coding sequence ATGCATATTGAACTCAGCCGCAATAGCAGTGTTAAATTATATTTACAGATTGCCAAAACATTGGCGGACCGTATCCAGTCAGGACTGCTGCCTCAGGGTACAAAGCTTCCCTCTGTCCGCCATTTGTCCAGTCTGCTTTCCGTTAGCCCTGTAACTGTAAGCAAGGCGTATGCGGAGCTGGAATCCATACATCTTGTGGTGTGTACACAGGGAAAGGGATGCTATGTAGCCGAACCTTCTGTGTCATTGCATCGTGAGGAAGCGCTGGATTTATCATGGCAAATGTCGCTGATTGATTACTTGCCGCGTGCACAGTTGTGGAGAAACTTTAATCATAGCCGTCAGGTTCCCTATTCATTTCATATTGCGGCAGTTCAGCCAGAGCTTCTTCCCACTCGTGAAATCATTGACGATACCCGACGTTTATCCTCCGAAGATCCCGATGCGATGGCTGTTTACGGCACCTTCGAAGGGGATGTAGAACTGAGGGAAGTATTTGCAGTTCACCTGAGCGAACGTGGAGTCCGTACTGAAGCAGAACATCTGCTTGTGACAAGCGGTGCCCAACAGGGGATTGATCTTGTGGCGCGTACGTTCGTTGGCCCTGGTGACGTCGTCTATATGGAGGCTCCTACGTATACGGGTGCGATTGATGTATTCACCAGCCGAGGTGCCAAGGTGGTCATGATTCCGATGGATGAGCAGGGCATGCGCATGGATATCCTGACACGCCTCTGTGACACTCATCCTCCAAAGCTGATCTATACGATACCTACCTTTCATAATCCCACTGGAACAACCTTAACGACGGTCAGACGCATGCAACTTCTGGATCTGGCGCAAAGTTATCATTGTCTGATCGTCGAAGATGATCCGTTTTCTGATCTGTACTACAAAACAAAGCCGCCGCTTTCCATCAAGGCGCATGATTTGTCCGGACATGTGATTTATATTAAAAGCTTCAGTAAAACCGTCGCTCCCGGCTGTCGCATCGCTTGTGTAGTGGCTACAGGAAGTGTGCTGGACCGCCTTGTGGCAGCCAAGTCAACTACGGATCTGGGAAGCCCTCTGTTGACGCAAAAAGCATTGTTACCTTTCATCAGGCATCGGCTGGATAACCATCTTGTCTCGTTAAGAGATCAAATGCAGGACCGTCTGACAACTGCTTTGCACACACTCCAACGCTTTGCCCCTGCAGAAGTCACCTGGCAAGCACCTGAGGGTGGTCTTAATATATGGATAAAACTCCCGCCTGTTGTTGATATCGCAGAGCTGGGACGATTAGCTGATCGGGAAGGCATATCTTTTTTACCCGGCGGGGTATGTTATGCAGGTGGTATGGAAAGTAATCATATTCGTATTTCCTTTTCATACACGGCCAAGGACACACTCGAAGCAGGATTGCGCAAGTTATGCCGCTTGCTGGGAGAACTGCTTGACCGCTCGGTCATCATGGAACGAAGGCCTATTTTGTAA
- a CDS encoding DUF1540 domain-containing protein: protein MSQEAKPIVKCSVANCHYWGENNLCKADLIMIEIDSHAGKKFDEEYAGESFSSVERDQAATSAATCCHTFKPKSL from the coding sequence ATGAGCCAAGAGGCCAAGCCAATAGTCAAATGCAGCGTAGCCAATTGTCATTATTGGGGAGAAAACAACTTGTGCAAGGCAGATTTGATCATGATAGAAATTGACAGTCATGCAGGAAAAAAATTTGATGAAGAATATGCGGGTGAAAGCTTCAGCTCAGTTGAACGTGACCAGGCTGCAACATCTGCTGCAACCTGTTGCCACACTTTTAAACCAAAGTCCCTGTAA
- a CDS encoding ABC transporter ATP-binding protein, which translates to MLKIFKYLKKNEWMLVLCSLAFIVVQVWLDLKLPDYMAEITTKLQTEGTPMSELLIPGSYMLLCAVGSMIASIIVGYFAAKVAAGLAMRLRAMVFDKTLSFSMEEMNSFSTASLITRSTNDVTQIQTVVALGLQVIIKAPILAVWAIVKIADKNWQWTASTGAAVAALILMLSVIVIFALPSFQRIQRLTDNLNKVTREHLTGLRVVRAYNADQYQEQKFEQANVELTNTNLFANRLMTMIGPGMTFIMSGLSVSIYWIGAYLINGAAVPDRITLFSNMVVFSSYAMQVVMAFMMVSMIFILMPRASISAKRIMEILNTESSIVNGHETAGEEGVMGQVEFRNVSFKYPDADEPVLRNISFTAKRGETVAFIGATGSGKTSVINLIPRFYDVTEGEVLVDGVNVRNYKQQALHNKIGYVPQRAVLFSGTVASNVSYGNNGKEGASEKLVKAAIGIAQSTEFVEKMDGQYQGRISQGGANVSGGQKQRLSIARAIYRQPEIYIFDDSFSALDYKTDRILRSALKKETDHATTLIVAQRIGTIKDADRIIVLEQGEVVGSGTHDELMANCSTYQEIAYSQLSKEELVHG; encoded by the coding sequence ATGCTGAAGATATTCAAATATCTCAAGAAAAATGAATGGATGCTCGTGCTTTGCAGCCTGGCTTTCATTGTTGTGCAGGTATGGCTTGATCTGAAGCTGCCTGATTATATGGCGGAAATTACGACCAAGCTGCAAACGGAAGGAACGCCTATGTCGGAACTGCTGATTCCCGGCAGTTACATGCTGTTGTGTGCCGTCGGCAGTATGATTGCATCTATTATTGTCGGCTATTTCGCGGCGAAGGTGGCGGCAGGGCTGGCCATGCGTCTGCGTGCGATGGTCTTTGATAAGACCCTATCCTTTTCGATGGAAGAGATGAACAGCTTTTCGACGGCAAGCCTCATCACCCGCTCCACGAACGATGTTACCCAGATTCAAACGGTGGTTGCGCTGGGGCTGCAGGTGATCATCAAGGCACCGATACTGGCCGTGTGGGCCATTGTGAAGATTGCGGATAAAAACTGGCAGTGGACCGCCTCTACTGGAGCGGCCGTGGCTGCCCTGATCCTGATGCTGAGTGTCATTGTTATTTTCGCTCTCCCAAGTTTCCAGAGAATCCAGCGTCTCACCGATAATCTGAACAAGGTAACACGTGAGCATCTGACCGGACTTCGGGTGGTGCGCGCTTATAATGCAGATCAGTATCAGGAGCAGAAGTTCGAGCAGGCCAACGTCGAATTGACGAATACAAACCTGTTTGCGAACCGGTTAATGACGATGATTGGCCCGGGTATGACCTTTATTATGTCGGGTCTGAGTGTCTCTATCTATTGGATCGGCGCTTACCTCATTAACGGCGCGGCCGTGCCGGACCGCATTACGCTGTTCTCCAATATGGTCGTATTCTCCTCATATGCGATGCAGGTGGTCATGGCCTTTATGATGGTAAGTATGATATTCATCCTGATGCCTCGCGCTTCGATCTCTGCCAAACGGATCATGGAGATATTGAATACCGAATCCAGCATCGTTAACGGGCATGAGACGGCTGGAGAAGAGGGCGTTATGGGTCAGGTTGAATTCCGTAATGTCAGCTTCAAATATCCGGACGCGGATGAGCCTGTGCTTCGCAACATTAGCTTTACGGCGAAACGGGGCGAGACGGTTGCCTTTATTGGCGCAACAGGCAGCGGCAAAACCAGCGTAATCAATTTGATTCCCCGTTTCTACGATGTGACCGAGGGAGAGGTGCTTGTGGATGGTGTGAATGTCAGAAACTATAAGCAGCAGGCACTCCATAACAAAATCGGGTATGTCCCTCAAAGAGCCGTGCTTTTCAGCGGTACGGTGGCATCCAACGTTTCGTATGGCAATAACGGAAAAGAAGGAGCTTCGGAAAAACTCGTTAAAGCAGCCATAGGGATTGCCCAAAGCACGGAGTTTGTCGAAAAAATGGACGGTCAGTATCAGGGACGGATTTCACAAGGTGGAGCTAACGTGTCCGGTGGTCAAAAGCAGCGTCTGTCCATTGCGCGTGCCATCTACCGTCAGCCGGAGATTTATATCTTCGATGATTCCTTTTCAGCACTGGACTACAAAACAGACCGGATTCTGCGCTCGGCTCTCAAAAAAGAAACTGACCATGCTACCACACTCATTGTTGCTCAGCGCATAGGCACCATTAAAGACGCTGACCGAATTATCGTACTGGAACAGGGTGAGGTTGTAGGAAGCGGCACACATGATGAGCTGATGGCGAACTGCAGCACCTATCAGGAGATCGCTTATTCGCAGCTTTCGAAGGAGGAACTCGTACATGGATAA
- a CDS encoding flavin reductase family protein has product MRTLIADPAIHAYPGMVAIVTSRHNGVQNVMASGWHTYIGSSPGMYGISLRKETYSHGLIEKSGGFGVQFLPAHRSEWIQAVGTFSGRDIDKFQHFEIAYEDGISVDVPVLLDAYLAYECKVVDSHTYGDHDWIVGEIQQTYRDDELFLDEGIPEFSKLHIPLYVGRSTYFVADDTLQKRVHPFYLNK; this is encoded by the coding sequence ATGCGAACTTTAATTGCTGATCCTGCGATCCATGCCTATCCGGGGATGGTTGCTATTGTTACTTCCCGTCATAACGGCGTTCAGAATGTAATGGCTTCTGGCTGGCATACATATATCGGATCATCACCGGGCATGTATGGCATTTCGTTGCGGAAGGAAACGTATTCGCATGGTCTGATTGAAAAAAGCGGAGGCTTCGGTGTTCAATTTTTGCCCGCCCACAGATCGGAATGGATTCAGGCTGTAGGTACCTTTAGCGGTAGAGATATAGATAAGTTTCAGCATTTCGAGATTGCATATGAGGACGGAATTTCTGTGGATGTCCCTGTATTGCTGGATGCTTATCTTGCTTATGAGTGTAAAGTGGTGGATAGTCATACCTATGGAGATCATGATTGGATTGTCGGTGAGATACAGCAAACTTACCGGGACGATGAACTCTTTCTGGATGAAGGCATACCTGAATTTAGCAAGCTTCATATTCCGTTATACGTGGGTCGCTCTACTTATTTTGTGGCAGATGATACATTACAAAAGAGGGTACACCCGTTTTATTTGAACAAATAA
- a CDS encoding MarR family winged helix-turn-helix transcriptional regulator: protein MDYKILAKELFEYVVKSRKPALEERGHFSRGEMGILICLNFNQDGVTSGHLSEYLSVSTGRVATALKSLEKKGLVVRHTDVTDKRKVIVFITDSGKQFMIDKYNEGIAWTESILRKLDEQDAKEFIRLIKLIVSKS, encoded by the coding sequence TTGGATTATAAGATATTAGCGAAAGAACTGTTCGAGTATGTTGTCAAATCGCGCAAACCGGCATTAGAGGAACGAGGACACTTCTCACGTGGTGAAATGGGGATTCTCATCTGTCTGAATTTCAATCAGGACGGGGTTACCTCGGGCCACTTGAGCGAATACTTGTCCGTCAGTACGGGACGGGTAGCAACGGCGCTGAAGAGCCTGGAGAAGAAAGGTCTGGTTGTACGCCATACCGATGTCACCGACAAACGTAAGGTGATTGTATTCATTACGGATTCAGGCAAGCAATTTATGATTGACAAGTATAATGAAGGAATCGCATGGACCGAGAGCATTCTCCGCAAGCTGGATGAACAGGATGCCAAAGAATTTATCCGACTCATTAAGCTTATTGTCTCTAAAAGTTGA
- a CDS encoding lytic transglycosylase domain-containing protein, producing the protein MQIDPRVSKAIIDTQLLSNIGSTAQTGTTDAFSGLLEQAGQLETDDAAARVNSGDVTRDENGLLWLQLGPSRGTTSPLAVYPASGTATDGPTKPTAYDDFINEASNKYGVPVSLIKAVIDTESSFNPLVTSSAGAKGLMQLMDATAQGLGVSDAYDPAQNIDAGVRYLSYQIKRFNGQENMALAAYNAGPGRVQRLGVNSDEQLMAVLNMLPVETQKYIAKIQNAREKYTF; encoded by the coding sequence ATGCAAATAGATCCGCGCGTGTCCAAGGCCATAATAGATACGCAGTTGTTGAGTAATATAGGTTCCACAGCACAAACGGGTACAACGGACGCTTTTTCCGGATTACTTGAGCAGGCAGGGCAGTTGGAGACAGATGATGCTGCAGCTCGTGTAAATTCAGGGGACGTTACAAGGGATGAAAATGGGTTGCTCTGGCTTCAATTGGGACCATCGAGGGGAACGACTTCGCCATTGGCGGTATATCCTGCTTCCGGCACAGCAACCGATGGGCCGACCAAACCTACAGCTTATGATGATTTCATTAACGAGGCCAGCAATAAATACGGAGTTCCGGTGTCGCTGATTAAAGCAGTCATTGATACAGAATCTTCGTTTAACCCGCTTGTCACTTCTTCAGCTGGAGCCAAAGGGCTTATGCAGCTTATGGATGCTACGGCCCAAGGATTGGGAGTTAGCGATGCGTATGACCCTGCACAAAATATTGATGCCGGAGTTCGTTATTTGTCTTACCAGATTAAGCGTTTTAATGGACAGGAAAATATGGCCTTGGCAGCTTATAATGCAGGCCCCGGACGGGTACAGCGATTGGGCGTGAATAGTGACGAGCAGTTGATGGCTGTGCTGAACATGCTTCCGGTAGAAACGCAAAAGTATATTGCCAAAATTCAGAATGCACGTGAAAAATATACGTTTTAA
- a CDS encoding YpuI family protein, which translates to MSAVNVQKLCESAQEKLKSAVERVEAFLNEHALPELAVDRSEESVLFYKGFLSDLRHVLVFSEISYEKLGVALRRANFDVDFAEKALYNVYHDCVNSFFYPKNESYAEDGRYAYTGQDAIRFRKTPVTPAREVIMDITKNFEELRDDLAYYESDYLTQRRMQTRRTHA; encoded by the coding sequence ATGTCAGCAGTCAACGTACAAAAATTATGTGAGTCGGCGCAGGAGAAACTGAAATCTGCCGTGGAACGGGTGGAAGCATTCCTTAATGAGCATGCACTGCCGGAGCTGGCTGTGGATCGCAGTGAGGAGTCCGTACTCTTTTACAAAGGCTTTTTGTCGGATCTCCGCCATGTCCTTGTTTTTTCCGAAATATCTTATGAAAAGCTGGGTGTGGCTTTGCGCCGTGCCAACTTTGACGTCGATTTTGCGGAAAAGGCATTGTATAACGTTTACCATGACTGCGTGAACAGCTTTTTTTATCCCAAAAATGAATCTTACGCAGAGGATGGACGCTACGCTTATACGGGACAAGATGCTATACGCTTCCGTAAAACGCCAGTAACGCCCGCCCGCGAAGTGATCATGGACATTACGAAAAATTTTGAAGAATTGCGCGATGATCTTGCTTATTATGAAAGTGATTATTTGACTCAGCGCCGGATGCAGACTCGCCGTACACATGCGTAA
- a CDS encoding cysteine desulfurase family protein, producing the protein MKYFDYAATTPPFEEVITTIAEVMRLHYGNPSSMHRYGEDADKLLKRSREVCATALGVHPAEIVFTSGATESNNLAIKGVALQYQARGKHIVTVSTEHPSVYEACRQLAEMGFEVTSLPVDAEGHVSAKQVCAAIRKDTILVSIMHVNNETGRVQPLHDIGVALKEQFPRVLFHVDGVQGYGKLPVNIRGWKADLYSLSAHKLRGPKGAGLLFVREGLELFSLLSGGSQEQGFRAGTENVPLLVGMSKAVRLAGERQAEAAQRMTAWRDRVAAEVKTIPQLRLNSGQEAPHIVHFSYPGMKAEVLLHTLEQLGVAVSTKSACSSKLAEPSRVLLAMGRNEAEASGGIRISFGDEHTEQDIDELILALRQAVAQLESLERWKR; encoded by the coding sequence ATGAAATATTTTGATTATGCAGCGACAACTCCGCCTTTTGAAGAGGTGATTACGACGATTGCTGAGGTGATGAGACTCCACTACGGCAATCCGTCCTCAATGCATCGGTACGGGGAAGATGCGGATAAGCTGCTTAAGCGTTCCCGGGAGGTTTGTGCTACAGCTTTGGGGGTGCATCCGGCGGAGATTGTGTTCACATCCGGGGCAACGGAAAGCAACAATCTCGCTATTAAGGGAGTGGCCTTGCAGTATCAGGCCAGAGGCAAGCATATCGTTACGGTGTCAACGGAGCATCCGTCGGTGTATGAAGCTTGCAGACAGTTGGCAGAAATGGGCTTTGAGGTCACATCTCTGCCCGTTGATGCGGAAGGGCATGTCAGTGCCAAGCAGGTATGTGCAGCTATCCGTAAAGACACGATTTTAGTCAGCATTATGCATGTCAATAATGAGACGGGAAGGGTACAGCCGTTGCATGATATCGGAGTTGCGTTGAAGGAACAGTTCCCACGTGTACTGTTCCATGTTGATGGTGTGCAGGGCTATGGAAAGCTTCCGGTGAATATCCGGGGCTGGAAGGCTGATCTGTACAGCCTGTCCGCACATAAGCTGCGCGGTCCCAAAGGAGCCGGACTGCTTTTTGTTCGGGAAGGTCTGGAGCTTTTCTCGCTGCTTAGCGGAGGTTCCCAGGAGCAGGGATTTCGTGCAGGTACGGAAAATGTTCCGCTGCTTGTCGGTATGTCCAAGGCGGTCCGGCTGGCAGGAGAACGGCAAGCAGAGGCGGCGCAGCGTATGACTGCGTGGAGAGATCGGGTAGCCGCAGAAGTGAAGACGATTCCGCAATTGCGACTGAATAGCGGGCAGGAAGCGCCGCACATTGTCCATTTTTCGTATCCGGGTATGAAGGCAGAGGTGCTGCTGCATACGCTGGAGCAATTGGGCGTGGCAGTATCGACCAAATCGGCTTGTTCCTCCAAATTGGCCGAGCCTAGCCGGGTATTACTGGCGATGGGTCGCAATGAGGCGGAGGCGTCCGGCGGTATTCGGATCAGCTTCGGCGATGAACATACAGAACAGGATATTGACGAGCTTATTCTCGCGCTCCGTCAGGCTGTGGCGCAATTGGAATCCCTTGAAAGGTGGAAACGTTAA